DNA from Chloroflexota bacterium:
CACGATCGCCGACCTGGATCCGGGCGTCGATTTCGCGGTGGTCGAACTGGGCGCCCAGGAGGTTGGCGAAATCACGCGCTATTGCCGCATCGCCGATCCCACCGACGCCGTCATCACCAACATCGGGCACGCCCATATCGGGCTGTTCGGGTCGCGAGAGAACATCGCTTTCGCCAAGGGCGAATTGGGGGCATGGCTGCGGCCGGAAGGAAACCTGGTCCTGAACGCCGACGATCCGTATGCCGCCCGGCTCGCCGAGCGCACGCGCGGGCGAGTACGTTGGATTTCGGAACGCGATTCCGCCGCCGAATTCCAGGTCAGTGCCCGGCCTACCGACCGCGGGCTTTGCTTTTCACTGACTTCTCCTGCCGGTTGCGCGGACGTCGAATTGCCGACGCTTTCGCCGAAGGTGGGCCTGGCCTGCGCGGCGGCCGCGGCGATTGCCGACAGCCTGGGGGTCCACATACACGACGCCGCCACGGGCATGGCCGCGGTTACCCTGGCGCCGCGCCGGATGCAGGTCCTGGCCAGAAGCCCTTACCTGGTGATCGACGATTCCTACAACGCCAATTTCGAATCCGGAACCGCTGCCCTGCAAGCTCTCGCCGGGGCCGGCGTTGACGGGCGTCGCGTAGCGGTGCTTGGGGAAATGCTGGAGCTGGGCCCGTTCGCCGCGATTTCGCACGCCGACCTCGGCGCCCACGCGACCGATCTTGCCTTGCTTCTGACCGTCGGCCAAAACGCGCGCCTGATCGGCGAGTCAGCCCGGTCAAGGGGGCTGGCGCCGGAACGCTGGCGGCACTTTGAGGCCGATCCCGGCGACGCCGAAACGGTTGCCGCGGCGCTTGACGAGGTCGAAGCCGACCTGCGGGACTGGCTACGCCCCGGTGATGCCTTGCTGGTCAAGGGATCGAACGCCCTCAATCTCGCACAGGTCGCAAACCGCATCGCCGCTGACCAGTCGTAGGGCCGGCTACCTCGAGATCGCCTTGCCGGCCGCAAGCGCGCTCCCTGCCCATTAATAAGCAGGCGGGCCAGGGATGTCGCCGCAACAGGTCGCGACGGCCGGCGCACAACTGCCGGCGTTTAACCGGCGGATCCGGTCAGGCCCGGCCGCGGGCGATCGCGTCGGCGACGCGCGCACCCTGAACCCCGGCCGCGAAATCGTGCACCCGCACGATGTCGGCGCCGCCAGCGATGGCAAGCGCGTGGGCGGCCACGGTCCCCGCCACCCGGTCCGGGAAACGGTCGGCGGCGTAGCCGATCACCGACTTACGCGAGGCTCCGACCAGAACCGGCAGTTGGAGGCCTTGCCTGATTTCGACCAACCGGGCAAGCAGCTCCAGGTTCTGCTCCGGGCTCTTGCCGAACCCGATCCCCGGATCAACGACGATCCGCTGGCGCCCGATTCCGGCCGCGACGGCGGATTCGATCCGGCGGCTCAGATCCTGGATCACGGCCGCCGTGATGTCTTCGCTATCGACTCCGGCAAAGTGCCGCCCGAACGATGCGTCGCGCACCGAAGTCTGCGCGCGGTGCATCAGAATGACGGGGCAGTCGGTCCGCGCCGCCAGCTGAGCCATCTGCGGGTCCGCCTGCAGCGCAGATACGTCGTTGATCAGGTCGGCGCCGTGGTCCAGCGCCGCCATGGCAACCTCGGCCTTGTAGGTGTCGATCGAAACCGGCAGGTCGGTGATCGCGCGGACCCGCTCCAGGGCCGGCAGCAGGAGTTCCAGCTCGCGCTCGGCCGGAACCGGCCGCGAACCCGGACGGGTGGATTCGGCGCCGATGTCGAGCAGGTCGCAACCGGCGGCGGCGGCCGAATCGACGCGGCGGGCCAGCGCTTCCAGATCGGTCCCGAGGCCGTCACCGGAAAATGAGTCAGGCGACAGGTTGAGAATCGCCATAACGTAGGTTCTGTGCCCCCACCGCAGATTGCGTCCGCGCAGTCGCATCGGCGGCCAGTTACGCGAAACGCCGGTCACGCCCGGCGCACCGAGGTGATTGACCCGTGAATTTGAGCAGCAGCGACCTCCGGGCCGGCATTGCCGCCGAGCCAGTCGCCGCCGACGGCGGCGGTCGCCTGCAACTCCCGGAAGGATGGTCGGCCGGCGAGCTGCACGTCCACACTTCGCACTCCGACGGCACGCGAACCCTGGAACAGATCCTGAGTCTGGCCGAGCGGTTGGGACTCGATACCGTCGCGGTCACCGACCACGACAAAGTCAACGAGGGCCTGCGGGCGGTCGGCCTGGCTGCGCGATACCGGACATCCGCCGTGGCCGGAACTGAAGTGACCACTCGCACCCAGCACCACGTCCTGGGTCTCTTCGTCGAGCGTCCGGTTCCGCTCTACCGGAGCATGGCCGACAGCGTCCGCGCGATCCGCGATCAGGGCGGACTCGCGATCCTGGCCCATCCGTTCATGGCGGTTCCCAACGCCAGTGGCCGGCGACGGATCCTGGGCTGGCTGGAGCAGACCGATTTCGACGGAATCGAGTTGGAGAACCAGTACCTTTCGCCGGAAAGGCGCGAGCGGTTGCGGGCTTTCTACGACCTCAACCGCGAACGCCTTGGAGCGGCGATCGGCGGGACCGATGCCCACTTCGGCGATTTGGGCCGCTTTCTGACGCTGTACCCGGGGCGCGGCCCCGAGGACCTCTATCGGGCCATCAAGTCGCGTCAGACCGTAGCCGCCCGCAGCGACGTCAGCTATCCGCGTGCCGGGCTGGGCGAACTGGCACTGAACAACTACCGC
Protein-coding regions in this window:
- a CDS encoding PHP domain-containing protein — translated: MNLSSSDLRAGIAAEPVAADGGGRLQLPEGWSAGELHVHTSHSDGTRTLEQILSLAERLGLDTVAVTDHDKVNEGLRAVGLAARYRTSAVAGTEVTTRTQHHVLGLFVERPVPLYRSMADSVRAIRDQGGLAILAHPFMAVPNASGRRRILGWLEQTDFDGIELENQYLSPERRERLRAFYDLNRERLGAAIGGTDAHFGDLGRFLTLYPGRGPEDLYRAIKSRQTVAARSDVSYPRAGLGELALNNYRSLACLSVYRLRALLLGRYE
- the folP gene encoding dihydropteroate synthase → MRLRGRNLRWGHRTYVMAILNLSPDSFSGDGLGTDLEALARRVDSAAAAGCDLLDIGAESTRPGSRPVPAERELELLLPALERVRAITDLPVSIDTYKAEVAMAALDHGADLINDVSALQADPQMAQLAARTDCPVILMHRAQTSVRDASFGRHFAGVDSEDITAAVIQDLSRRIESAVAAGIGRQRIVVDPGIGFGKSPEQNLELLARLVEIRQGLQLPVLVGASRKSVIGYAADRFPDRVAGTVAAHALAIAGGADIVRVHDFAAGVQGARVADAIARGRA
- the murF gene encoding UDP-N-acetylmuramoyl-tripeptide--D-alanyl-D-alanine ligase; this translates as MAFKLSELQLALGRNLAGDPELEFSRIQFDSRRQLSASLFVALPGRRTDGRRFVAQALAGGAHRAVVDSLVPDADPDRQIQVDDPLAAMARLATLLRQKRAPRAVVGITGSNGKTTTKDMVAAALQPLGRIQKSQASFNAEIGVPVTIADLDPGVDFAVVELGAQEVGEITRYCRIADPTDAVITNIGHAHIGLFGSRENIAFAKGELGAWLRPEGNLVLNADDPYAARLAERTRGRVRWISERDSAAEFQVSARPTDRGLCFSLTSPAGCADVELPTLSPKVGLACAAAAAIADSLGVHIHDAATGMAAVTLAPRRMQVLARSPYLVIDDSYNANFESGTAALQALAGAGVDGRRVAVLGEMLELGPFAAISHADLGAHATDLALLLTVGQNARLIGESARSRGLAPERWRHFEADPGDAETVAAALDEVEADLRDWLRPGDALLVKGSNALNLAQVANRIAADQS